DNA sequence from the Streptomyces tsukubensis genome:
GACGGCGCCGGACGGCCGGGCGACCGGCGAACGTTTCGGCCCGCCCGCCTTCCGGGCGTTCGCGGAGCGCGCGGTCGCACGGCACGGCTGCACGGATCTCAAGCTGCCCCCGACCGGGCGCTGACCGGGCCTCACTCCCCCCGGCGGGGCCGGGCGCGGACGTGCATGCGTTCGCCCTGGGGGCCGAAGAGGCTCAGGAACTCCACAGGGGCGTCGCCCGCCGTGCCGAACCAGTGGGGGACGCGGGTGTCGAACTCCGCCGCCTCCCCCGGGCCCAGTTCGATGTCGTGGTCACCGAGGACGAGCCTGAGCCGGCCGGAGAGGACGTACAGCCACTCGTAGCCCTCGTGGGTCCGGGGGTCCGGTTCGCCGGGGCCCGGCTGCTGGATCAGTTTGTACGCCTGGAGGCCGCCGGGCCTGCGGGTCAGCGGCAGCATCGTCCGGCCGTCGCGGACGATCGGCTGCGTACGCACCCGGGGGTCACCGACCGGCGGCGCCCCGACCAGTTCGTCCAGCGGCAGCTTGTGGGCACGGGCGAGCGGCAGCAGGAGCTCCAGGCTCGGCCGGCGCTGCCCGGACTCCAGCCGCGAGAGGGTGGAGACGGAGATGCCGGTGGCCTCGGAGAGCGCTTCGAGGGTGGCGCCGCGCTCCCGCCGGATCCGCCGCAGCCTCGGGCCCACCTCGTCGAGTACGGCACCGATCCCGTCCGTCCCGCCATCGTCGTCCGCCGCCGTGCTCCGGTCCCCGTGCCGCTGTCCATCTGTCATGAGTCCATTGCAGAAGCAGCAAGGCCGTTTGTCAATCCGGCAGATCGGTCCGGGCGGGCGGGGGTACCGTACGGCGCCGGATGCGGTCTAGGATCCGGGCATGGTCGTCGCGCCGGAGCCCCCCAGAGCCCAGGACACCGCCCTGTGCCGCTCGCGGCTCTGTTGTCGCAGCTGACGAGAACCATCACTGCGAAGCCCCTCTGTGTCTTCGCTGCTTTCCGCGCACCCGCCCCGTTCCCGGGGTGTCTCCGTGCGCTCTTCGCCGTCCAAAGCCGTCCGGAGGCCTCCGTGTCCCCTGCTCTCCACCGCCGTGATCTCCTCAGGCTGCTCGCCGCCGCACCGCTCTCCGCGCCCTTGGCCCTGGGGTCCGCCGCCCCGGCTGCCGCCGCGCCGGGGATCGTCAAACCGCTGCCGCCCGAAGTGTTCACCCTGCGGGGAACGAACGCCGAAACCCGTCAGGATGCCTTACGCGGCACCGGGACGCTCACCCCCGCCGACCGCTTCTTCGTCCGCAACCACACCTCCACGCCCGTCATCGACGAACGGGACTGGAAGCTGACGCTCTGGGGCAGTGGGCTGCGCGGCGGGCGGCCGGTGGACTTCGGCTACGGGCAGTTGCGTTCCCTGCCCTCCGTGACCAGGACCGCCGTGGTGGAGTGCGCGGGCAACGGCCGCAGCTTCTTCACCAGCCAGCAGGGCGAGCGGGTGAGCGGTACGCCGTGGACGCTCGGCGCGGTGGGGGCGGCACGCTGGCGCGGGGCGCGGCTGCGGGACGTACTGGAACTGGCCGGGGTGTCGCCGTCGGCGGTATCGGTGATGCCGCGCGGACTCGACGACCCGTTCGCCGTCGACGGGGTGGACCTGGGCCGGGTGCGGCGCCCGCTGCCGATCGCGAAGGCCGTCGACGACGTGATCCTCGCGTACGAAATGAACGGGGAGCCGCTCCCCCCTGACCACGGATTCCCGGTGCGGCTGATCGTGCCGTCGTGGATCGGTATCGCGTCGGTGAAGTGGGTCGGCGACATCGAGGTCGCCGAGGCGCCGCAGTCCTCGCCGTGGGATACCCGCTTCTACCGGCTGTTCGGGGCGGCCCATCCGGTGGAGGGGTCGCCGCCGCTGTCCCGGCAGACCGTGAAGAGCCTGGTGGAGCTGGAGTCCGGGGCGGCCCTGGAGGCGGGGCGGCGGCACCGGATCACGGGGCGGGCCTGGTCCGCCCACGCCCCCGTGCACCGGGTGGAGGTGAGCACCGACTCCGGAGCCACCTGGGCGGCGGCGCGGCTCTGCGATCCGCCCGCCCGGGGCGGTCTGACGCGCTGGACGTTTCCCTGGCGGCCGGAGCGGACGGGCCCGGGAGCGGTGCTGGCGCGGACCACCGACCGGGCCGGGAACACCCAGCCCGACCGGACGGTCCACAACACCCAGGGGTATCTCTTCGACGCCGTGGTACGGCATCCGGTGACCGTCGTCTGACCGGTGCAGGCGCCCGGCGGCTCGCGGTCGCCGGGCGGGGTCAGCGGGAGAAGAGTTCGAAGGCGACGGCCGGGCGGCCGCCGAAGCGGGCGGCCGTGGTCTCGGCGATCCCGGTGAGGAAGCCGCGGCAGTACTCCTCCGGGTTCTGGTCGGTGAGCACCTCGATATAGGTGCGGTGCTCCAGCAGGGAGGCGACGGAGCGTTCGAGGCCGGGGCCCGCGTCCACCGCGTGCGTGGGACTGGTGGAACCGGCGACGGCGACCCAGCGGACGCCGTCCCACGGTTCGAGGCCCTGCTCCTCGACGAGTTCGGGGAAGATCCACCGGTTGCCCGCGTCGGCCGCGGCGTCGAGGGTGGCCCGGCCGACCGCCCGGTGGTCGGGGGTGTTCCACACCGTGCCGCCCCAGGTGTCCCGGTGGTTGAGCGTGATGACCAGCTCGGGCCGGTGGCGGCGGATGGCGGCGGCGATGTCGCGGCGCAGCGCGGTGCCGTACTCGACGACACCGTCGCGGTGGTCGAGGAACTCGACGGCCGTCACCCCGACGACCGCGGCGCTCGCCCGCTGCTCGCGTTCGCGCAGCGGGGCGGCTTCGGCGGGCGGCAGGGTGTCGATGCCGGCCTCCCCGCGGGTGGCGAGGAGGTAGGCGATCTCACGGCCGCCGTCGGTCCATCCGGCGATCGCGGCGGCACAGCCGTATTCGAGGTCGTCGGGGTGGGCGACGACCGCCAGGGCCCGCTGCCAGTCGTCGGGCATCGGCGCGAGCTGTGTGGGGTGGTCCGTGGCGTCGGTCATGATCGCAGGATACGTCGCCGGGCCCGCCCCGCCCGGGCCTGCGGGGTACGGCTCAGATCTCGCCGCGGACCAGGCCGATCAGCCGGTCGAGTACGGCCGGTCCGGTCCGCAGGCCGTCGTGCTCGTACTCGTCGGTCACCCAGGTGCGCAGCCCGCGGACGGCACGCGCCGTCTCCAGGGAGTGGGCGGTGTCGACGTACATGTCGTCGTGGTAGACGACGGCCGCGACGGGGACCTCGTTGGCGGCGAGCCGGGCGGGGTCGAAGAGCGCGGGCCAGTCGGCGCGGTGGGCGAGCAGTTCGGCGGCCTCGCGCAGGGGGCTCAGGGCGGGGTCGGTCTCGAAGTGCCAGGGGTGGATGGTCTCGCCCGTGAACAGCAGGGGCGTATCGCCGTCGAGGGCCGTACGGGCGTCGAACTGCGGGAACTCGGCGCGGACCCGTTCGGCGCCCCAGGCGGTGGGGCGGCCGCCCTGGCCCCCGTAGCAGGCCTCGTGGAGCAGTGCATAGAGGGGGTGGCCCGCGAAGGAGAGGGCGGCGAGGGCCGACTCCTGGAAGGCGTCGGAGAGTTCGAAGCGGTCACCGGCCCGGATGAAGGCGTCCTCCAGCAGATAGTGGAGGCGGTGGCTGCCGTCGGACGTGCCGAGCATCAGACCGAGGGACTGGAAGGCCTCCGGGGTCAGGACGTAGCCGCCGGGCAGTACGGTGCGGTGCTCGGCGAGATGGGCCGCGATACGGCGGGCCCGGTCCACGTCCATCGGGTAGCGGTCGTAGTGGGCCTCCACCTTGCGCTGAACGCGCGAGTAGGCGGCCCGGTAGACGTCGTCCACATGGTGGTGGAGGGACGGCAGTCCACCGGTGATGAACACCTCCCGGAGTCCTTCCGGGGCGGTGCCGAGGTAGTGGGTGGCACAGAAACCGCCGAAGCTCTGGCCGAGGACGCTCCAGGGGGCGCCGCCGGTGAGCCGGGTGCGTACCGTCTCGCAGTCGCGCACGATGCTGTCGGCGCGGAAGAGGGCGAGGTGGTCGGCCTGGGCCGAGGGGGAGCCGAGGGCGGCGAGCGACTGCCGGTTCCGCGGGCTGGAGGCGCCGGTTCCGCGCTGGTCGAGAAGGAGGACGCGGTACTCCTCCAGGGCCCGGCCCAGCCAGGCCTGGCGGCCCCAGAGACGGCGGGCGCCGAAACCGGGCCCGCCTTCGAGATAGACCAGCCAGGGCAGCTCGTCACCGGCGCGCCCGGGGGCGACGATCTCCCGGCCGAAGAGCTCCAGTTGCGCCCCGTCCGGGTCCGTGTGGTCCAGAGGGACGAGGAACCGGTGGTCCGTGAGGACGGCGCCGGGCTGGTGGTAGCGGGTCACTGGGGCTCCTGCCGTGTGTTCTTCCGAGGTCACGCCCGCCCATGGGATCACACGGGTCTCCCATGGGCGGGCGTGGGTCGCCCGCGGCGGAGCAGCGGCGGCCTCGGCCGTACGGAGGGGGCCGGTCGGCGGAGCGGGGGTCAGGAGGTGCCGAAGTCGTCCGGGGTCCTC
Encoded proteins:
- a CDS encoding alpha/beta fold hydrolase; this encodes MTRYHQPGAVLTDHRFLVPLDHTDPDGAQLELFGREIVAPGRAGDELPWLVYLEGGPGFGARRLWGRQAWLGRALEEYRVLLLDQRGTGASSPRNRQSLAALGSPSAQADHLALFRADSIVRDCETVRTRLTGGAPWSVLGQSFGGFCATHYLGTAPEGLREVFITGGLPSLHHHVDDVYRAAYSRVQRKVEAHYDRYPMDVDRARRIAAHLAEHRTVLPGGYVLTPEAFQSLGLMLGTSDGSHRLHYLLEDAFIRAGDRFELSDAFQESALAALSFAGHPLYALLHEACYGGQGGRPTAWGAERVRAEFPQFDARTALDGDTPLLFTGETIHPWHFETDPALSPLREAAELLAHRADWPALFDPARLAANEVPVAAVVYHDDMYVDTAHSLETARAVRGLRTWVTDEYEHDGLRTGPAVLDRLIGLVRGEI
- a CDS encoding PIG-L deacetylase family protein, giving the protein MTDATDHPTQLAPMPDDWQRALAVVAHPDDLEYGCAAAIAGWTDGGREIAYLLATRGEAGIDTLPPAEAAPLREREQRASAAVVGVTAVEFLDHRDGVVEYGTALRRDIAAAIRRHRPELVITLNHRDTWGGTVWNTPDHRAVGRATLDAAADAGNRWIFPELVEEQGLEPWDGVRWVAVAGSTSPTHAVDAGPGLERSVASLLEHRTYIEVLTDQNPEEYCRGFLTGIAETTAARFGGRPAVAFELFSR
- a CDS encoding sulfite oxidase translates to MSPALHRRDLLRLLAAAPLSAPLALGSAAPAAAAPGIVKPLPPEVFTLRGTNAETRQDALRGTGTLTPADRFFVRNHTSTPVIDERDWKLTLWGSGLRGGRPVDFGYGQLRSLPSVTRTAVVECAGNGRSFFTSQQGERVSGTPWTLGAVGAARWRGARLRDVLELAGVSPSAVSVMPRGLDDPFAVDGVDLGRVRRPLPIAKAVDDVILAYEMNGEPLPPDHGFPVRLIVPSWIGIASVKWVGDIEVAEAPQSSPWDTRFYRLFGAAHPVEGSPPLSRQTVKSLVELESGAALEAGRRHRITGRAWSAHAPVHRVEVSTDSGATWAAARLCDPPARGGLTRWTFPWRPERTGPGAVLARTTDRAGNTQPDRTVHNTQGYLFDAVVRHPVTVV
- a CDS encoding helix-turn-helix domain-containing protein, which encodes MTDGQRHGDRSTAADDDGGTDGIGAVLDEVGPRLRRIRRERGATLEALSEATGISVSTLSRLESGQRRPSLELLLPLARAHKLPLDELVGAPPVGDPRVRTQPIVRDGRTMLPLTRRPGGLQAYKLIQQPGPGEPDPRTHEGYEWLYVLSGRLRLVLGDHDIELGPGEAAEFDTRVPHWFGTAGDAPVEFLSLFGPQGERMHVRARPRRGE